DNA from Paraburkholderia sp. BL10I2N1:
TGGTTCGTCCCTCTGGTCGTGACTCTTGGATGAATGGAAAAAACGCAACCGGCGACGAGGGCTCGTGACCCCGGTCGCCGGACCATTTCGACCAGTTTTCTAATGGTACGAAAAGCTTACTGCGTCAGTATTACTTCACGCTAACACCATCAAAGCGCGCATAGCCGAGCGGCTCGATGCGCATGTCGACAACCTTCTTGCTGACCGGTTGGTACACCGTCGAGTGAGCCATCGGCGAGAACGGCAGTTCCTGCGCGAAGATCTTCTGTGCTTCCACATAGTGCTCCGTGCGCTGGGCGACATCCGACGTCGTGCGGCCCTTCTGGATCAGCTCGTCGAACGGCTTGTAGCACCACTTCGAGAAGTTGTTGCCATTGACCGCTTCGCAGCCGAGCAGCGTGCCGAGCCAGTTATCCGGATCGCCATTGTCGCCAGTCCAGCCGATCAGCATCGTGTCGTCTTCGCCAGCGTGCGCGCGCTTGATGTACTCGCCCCACTCATACGTGACGATCTTCGCCTTCACGCCGATCTTGGCCCAGTCGGCCTGGATCATTTCGGCCATCAGCCGTGCGTTCGGGTTGTACGCGCGCTGCACGGGCATCGCCCACAGCGTGAGCTCGAAACCATTCGCATAACCGGCCTTCGCGAGCAGGTCCTTCGCCTTCGCCGGATCGTACGGCAGGCTCTTCAGATCCTTGTAGAACGACCATTGCGTCGGCGGCATCGGATTGGTCGCCGGCTGGCCTGCGCCCTGGTACACCGACTCGATGATCGCCTTCTTGTTGATCGCCATGTCGAGCGCCTGACGCACTTCGAGCTTGTCGACCGGCTTGTGCGTCACGTTGTACGCGAGATAGCCGAGGTTGAAGCCCGGTTGCGACGGCATCGCGATGTTCGGCTCAGCCTTCAGCGGCGCGATGTCGGCCGGACGCGGATAGCTCATCACCTGGCATTCGTCGCGCTTGATCTTCTGCACGCGCACGCCGGCGTCCGGCGTAATCGAGAAGATCAGCTTCGAGATCTGCACGGCGCCCGGCTTCCAGTAGTCCGGATTGCCGTCGAAACGGATCGTCGCGTCCTTCGTGTAGCTGCGGAAAATGAACGGGCCCGTGCCGACCGGAGACTGGTTGATGTCGGCAGCCTTGCCGGCCTTCAGCAACTGGTCCGCATATTCCGCCGACAGGATCGACGCATATTCCATCGCCAGATTCTGGATGAACGGGGCGTTGACTTCCTTCAGCGTGAACTTGACCGTGTACGGGTCGACCTTTTCGACGCTGGTGATCAGCTTGTCGAGGCCCATATCGGTGAAGTACGGGAACTGCACCGGGTACGCCTTGCGGAACGGCTGGTTCGGATCCAGCATGCGCTGGAACGAGAACACGACGTCGTCCGCGTTGAATTCGCGCGTCGGTTTGAAGAACGACGTGGTCTGGAACTTCACACCGTGGCGCAGATGGAACGTATAGGTCTTGCCATCAGCGGAAACATCCCACTTTTCGGCGAGGCCGGGTTCGACCTTGGTGCCGCCGCGTTCGAATTCGACGAGGCGGTTATAGACGGTGAACGTGTTGGCCGTGAAATCCACGCCCGTGGTGTATTGGGCCGGATCGAAACCCGCGGGACTGCCTTCTGAGCAGTAAACCAGGGTCTTGTTCGGAATCCCGGCTGCGCCCGCAATATTGGACACGGCCATCGATGCCGCTGCGGCAGCGACGAGCGTGGTCAGACGCGCGGCGCGCAACAGTTTGTTTTGCTTCATGTTTCCTCCAGGTTCGGAACCGGCTCCCGCCGGTGTAGCGCGATATTACTTGAGCAAGGCTCACCCGAACAAGCGGAGGAAATTCCCTGTGTTCACGATCGGAATCACCGCTTGACACCGGTTGCTGCACTGCCGCAGCAGCCGGCATGAAGATTAGTGTGCGCCTTCGGAACAATAAAGGTCATTTTTTCACTTCAGGCCGACCGCCCGGAATTGTGCCGGCCCAAACGGATCGATCTTGAACGCAGCGATTAGCCTCTGCGCGAGTGAGTCCAGCCACCATGTGGGCTGCTGCGGGCGACGTTTCACCGGGCCGCAGCAGTCAGTCAGGGCGCATCGAGCAGCCATTGCGGCGCGACCGTATGCCTGGGTGTCTAGACGCCCAGGCGTTCGCAGATGGCCTTGGTGGCCGCCGCGCCATTGAGCGTATAGAAGTGCAGGCCCGGCACTTTCGCATCGACGAGCCGCTGACACAGGTTCGTCACGACATCGAGGCCGAATGCGCGGATCGCATCGCGGTCGTCGCCGAAGCTTTCCAGCCTGCGCGCGACCCAGCGCGGTACTTCG
Protein-coding regions in this window:
- a CDS encoding ABC transporter substrate-binding protein — translated: MKQNKLLRAARLTTLVAAAAASMAVSNIAGAAGIPNKTLVYCSEGSPAGFDPAQYTTGVDFTANTFTVYNRLVEFERGGTKVEPGLAEKWDVSADGKTYTFHLRHGVKFQTTSFFKPTREFNADDVVFSFQRMLDPNQPFRKAYPVQFPYFTDMGLDKLITSVEKVDPYTVKFTLKEVNAPFIQNLAMEYASILSAEYADQLLKAGKAADINQSPVGTGPFIFRSYTKDATIRFDGNPDYWKPGAVQISKLIFSITPDAGVRVQKIKRDECQVMSYPRPADIAPLKAEPNIAMPSQPGFNLGYLAYNVTHKPVDKLEVRQALDMAINKKAIIESVYQGAGQPATNPMPPTQWSFYKDLKSLPYDPAKAKDLLAKAGYANGFELTLWAMPVQRAYNPNARLMAEMIQADWAKIGVKAKIVTYEWGEYIKRAHAGEDDTMLIGWTGDNGDPDNWLGTLLGCEAVNGNNFSKWCYKPFDELIQKGRTTSDVAQRTEHYVEAQKIFAQELPFSPMAHSTVYQPVSKKVVDMRIEPLGYARFDGVSVK